From Chaetodon auriga isolate fChaAug3 chromosome 10, fChaAug3.hap1, whole genome shotgun sequence, a single genomic window includes:
- the ptpn18 gene encoding tyrosine-protein phosphatase non-receptor type 18 isoform X1 — translation MELLSSLLSSLRSVDPGSLDQEYSMVRSQTSVLKRDPSLSTEAGALKENIKKNRYKDILPYDWTRVVLSLPTTDCDSDYINASFIKGAAAHRRYIASQGPLSSTLIDFWRMIWQHDVKVIVMACREIEMGKKKCECYWSPVHQSAAFGPFTVCNQGETRPNEDLVVRTLTVTYQQDSRSLVQYQFLSWPDHDVPYEAAGVLDLLERVRNSQATHTSPLLIHCSAGCGRTGVICALDYIHDLLVTKQITADFSIMKIVLEIRRQRPSAVQTKDQYQFIFTAVASMFEHALQTSSHLLYDDLSEPKKPEKKTTPTAASSKRLSQQTDMSDTYAVVNKPKHPPPPSSSPTYSTVATPRPNSASRPPPSSHHYDNDPDGASAAALYSTVRPRAKPINQQHSATPIYDVAIPANHRPGEGPPSLSNNGEYHLVPGEHRSSTDNDYEDFSSSGPHMTNLCSPGGIGFNCRIQKPRGPRDPPAEWSRQER, via the exons ATGGAGCTGCTGTCCTCCCTGCTGTCCTCTCTCAGGTCTGTGGATCCCGGCTCTCTGGATCAGGAGTACAGC atggTGCGTTCACAGACCTCAGTGTTAAAGAGAGACCCGAGTTTGAGCACCGAGGCCGGAGCGCTGAAGGAGAACATCAAGAAGAACAGATACAAAGACATCCTGCCCT atgacTGGACTCGGGTGGTGTTGTCTCTACCAACCACAGACTGTGACTCTGATTACATCAACGCCAGCTTCATCAAG GGGGCGGCAGCTCACAGACGTTACATCGCCTCTCAGGGGCCTCTGAGCTCCACCCTGATCGACTTCTGGAGGATGATCTGGCAGCACGACGTCAag gtgataGTCATGGCCTGCCGGGAAATAGAGATGGGGAAG aaGAAATGTGAGTGTTATTGGAGTCCAGTTCATCAGTCTGCTGCATTTGGACCGTTTACTGTGTGCAAC CAGGGGGAGACACGTCCCAACGAAGACCTGGTGGTCAGAACGCTGACGGTCACATACCAGCAG gacaGCCGTTCACTGGTTCAGTATCAGTTCCTGTCCTGGCCGGATCACGACGTTCCCTATGAGGCTGCAGGAGTCCTGGACCTGCTGGAGAGAGTCAGAAACAGTCAGGCAACACACACCTCGCCTCTGCTGATACactgcag tgcgGGCTGTGGGAGGACAGGAGTCATCTGTGCTCTTGACTACATCCATGACCTGCTGGTTACCAAG CAGATCACAGCAGACTTCAGCATCATGAAGATCGTCCTGGAGATCAGGAGACAGAGACCGTCCGCCGTCCAGACTAAA GATCAGTATCAGTTCATCTTCACCGCCGTCGCCTCGATGTTCGAACACGCCCTGCAGACCAGCAGTCACCTGCTCTACGACGACCTGTCtgag CCGaagaaaccagagaagaagaccACACCAACTGCAGCTTCGTCCAAGAG ACTGTCACAGCAGACGGACATGAGTGACACATACGCTGTGGTCAACAAGCCCAAACATCCTCCCCCGCCTTCATCAAGCCCCACCTACTCCACTGTAGCCACGCCCAGACCCAACAGTGCAAGCAG GCCTCCGCCCTCGTCCCATCACTATGATAACGACCCTGACGGAGCATCGGCGGCTGCTCTCTACAGCACCGTCAGACCTCGAGCCAAACCAATCAATCAGCAGCACTCTGCCACGCCCATCTACGACGTGGCAAtaccagccaatcacaggcctGGGGAGGGGCCCCCGTCACTCAGCAACAATGGAGAGTATCACCTGGTGCCAG gtgAACATCGTTCATCCACAGACAATGATTATGAAGATTTCTCCTCCTCAGGGCCACACATGACCAACCTCTGCTCACCTGGCGGGATCG GGTTTAACTGTCGCATTCAGAAGCCCAGAGGACCCCGAGACCCTCCTGCTGAGTGGAGCCGACAGGAGCGATGA
- the ptpn18 gene encoding tyrosine-protein phosphatase non-receptor type 18 isoform X2 → MELLSSLLSSLRSVDPGSLDQEYSMVRSQTSVLKRDPSLSTEAGALKENIKKNRYKDILPYDWTRVVLSLPTTDCDSDYINASFIKGAAAHRRYIASQGPLSSTLIDFWRMIWQHDVKVIVMACREIEMGKKKCECYWSPVHQSAAFGPFTVCNQGETRPNEDLVVRTLTVTYQQDSRSLVQYQFLSWPDHDVPYEAAGVLDLLERVRNSQATHTSPLLIHCSAGCGRTGVICALDYIHDLLVTKITADFSIMKIVLEIRRQRPSAVQTKDQYQFIFTAVASMFEHALQTSSHLLYDDLSEPKKPEKKTTPTAASSKRLSQQTDMSDTYAVVNKPKHPPPPSSSPTYSTVATPRPNSASRPPPSSHHYDNDPDGASAAALYSTVRPRAKPINQQHSATPIYDVAIPANHRPGEGPPSLSNNGEYHLVPGEHRSSTDNDYEDFSSSGPHMTNLCSPGGIGFNCRIQKPRGPRDPPAEWSRQER, encoded by the exons ATGGAGCTGCTGTCCTCCCTGCTGTCCTCTCTCAGGTCTGTGGATCCCGGCTCTCTGGATCAGGAGTACAGC atggTGCGTTCACAGACCTCAGTGTTAAAGAGAGACCCGAGTTTGAGCACCGAGGCCGGAGCGCTGAAGGAGAACATCAAGAAGAACAGATACAAAGACATCCTGCCCT atgacTGGACTCGGGTGGTGTTGTCTCTACCAACCACAGACTGTGACTCTGATTACATCAACGCCAGCTTCATCAAG GGGGCGGCAGCTCACAGACGTTACATCGCCTCTCAGGGGCCTCTGAGCTCCACCCTGATCGACTTCTGGAGGATGATCTGGCAGCACGACGTCAag gtgataGTCATGGCCTGCCGGGAAATAGAGATGGGGAAG aaGAAATGTGAGTGTTATTGGAGTCCAGTTCATCAGTCTGCTGCATTTGGACCGTTTACTGTGTGCAAC CAGGGGGAGACACGTCCCAACGAAGACCTGGTGGTCAGAACGCTGACGGTCACATACCAGCAG gacaGCCGTTCACTGGTTCAGTATCAGTTCCTGTCCTGGCCGGATCACGACGTTCCCTATGAGGCTGCAGGAGTCCTGGACCTGCTGGAGAGAGTCAGAAACAGTCAGGCAACACACACCTCGCCTCTGCTGATACactgcag tgcgGGCTGTGGGAGGACAGGAGTCATCTGTGCTCTTGACTACATCCATGACCTGCTGGTTACCAAG ATCACAGCAGACTTCAGCATCATGAAGATCGTCCTGGAGATCAGGAGACAGAGACCGTCCGCCGTCCAGACTAAA GATCAGTATCAGTTCATCTTCACCGCCGTCGCCTCGATGTTCGAACACGCCCTGCAGACCAGCAGTCACCTGCTCTACGACGACCTGTCtgag CCGaagaaaccagagaagaagaccACACCAACTGCAGCTTCGTCCAAGAG ACTGTCACAGCAGACGGACATGAGTGACACATACGCTGTGGTCAACAAGCCCAAACATCCTCCCCCGCCTTCATCAAGCCCCACCTACTCCACTGTAGCCACGCCCAGACCCAACAGTGCAAGCAG GCCTCCGCCCTCGTCCCATCACTATGATAACGACCCTGACGGAGCATCGGCGGCTGCTCTCTACAGCACCGTCAGACCTCGAGCCAAACCAATCAATCAGCAGCACTCTGCCACGCCCATCTACGACGTGGCAAtaccagccaatcacaggcctGGGGAGGGGCCCCCGTCACTCAGCAACAATGGAGAGTATCACCTGGTGCCAG gtgAACATCGTTCATCCACAGACAATGATTATGAAGATTTCTCCTCCTCAGGGCCACACATGACCAACCTCTGCTCACCTGGCGGGATCG GGTTTAACTGTCGCATTCAGAAGCCCAGAGGACCCCGAGACCCTCCTGCTGAGTGGAGCCGACAGGAGCGATGA